From a single Shewanella donghaensis genomic region:
- a CDS encoding superinfection exclusion B family protein, protein MMKMKLETVNLVNIKRVLVSSMLWLVIACAVLLVAPNHVLQTLSLEALVSDYGHYIGLGLIVGSAFFLSQLFTFVVDESIGALKDKRAVETIEAKVKLLDPAERALLREFFLQGATILALPQNELAVKGLVTTNILELVGNERHYAIQGPTAEYKISMNARVYLNRDVLRLPAGEPSKEELSHLIKARPHFINGLVQPRKHAA, encoded by the coding sequence ATGATGAAAATGAAATTAGAGACTGTAAACCTAGTAAATATTAAGCGTGTATTAGTAAGTAGCATGTTGTGGTTAGTGATTGCTTGTGCAGTGTTGTTAGTTGCACCTAACCATGTTCTACAGACGTTGTCGCTAGAGGCTTTAGTGTCAGATTATGGTCATTATATTGGCCTGGGCTTAATTGTGGGTTCAGCCTTCTTTTTAAGTCAGTTATTTACCTTTGTTGTTGATGAATCAATTGGTGCCTTAAAAGATAAACGCGCAGTTGAAACCATTGAAGCTAAGGTAAAATTACTTGATCCTGCAGAACGGGCGTTATTAAGAGAGTTTTTTTTACAAGGGGCTACTATTTTGGCGCTGCCGCAAAATGAATTGGCAGTAAAAGGTTTGGTGACAACTAATATTCTAGAACTGGTAGGTAATGAACGTCATTACGCCATTCAGGGGCCAACAGCGGAATATAAAATTTCAATGAATGCCAGAGTGTATTTAAATCGTGATGTGCTTAGGTTACCCGCTGGTGAGCCGAGTAAAGAAGAACTTAGTCATCTTATTAAAGCTCGTCCGCATTTTATTAACGGCTTAGTGCAGCCAAGAAAACATGCAGCTTAA
- a CDS encoding outer membrane beta-barrel protein has product MKTKNLILAGVISTVMSVPAMASDWFVGGAAGYQQDNYKISSGIEGNNNTKEKDMSYQLRAGSYLNDNTRLYGTYGYNSDDIARQQTFLLSYDYLVGLGDSNKLNWFIGATAGMTHNSIKDSNFDSKNTFVWGGQTGLMYNLNDKWSTEVGYRYLKQDYDVNTTNGANSGSFALNDTQQVYLAIDYKF; this is encoded by the coding sequence ATGAAAACTAAAAATCTTATTTTGGCAGGTGTCATCTCAACAGTAATGTCAGTACCAGCGATGGCTTCAGATTGGTTTGTAGGTGGCGCTGCAGGTTATCAACAAGATAACTATAAAATAAGCTCTGGTATTGAAGGCAACAACAATACTAAAGAGAAAGACATGAGCTACCAGTTACGAGCAGGTAGCTACCTTAATGATAACACGCGTTTGTATGGTACTTATGGCTATAACTCTGATGATATCGCCAGACAGCAAACATTCTTACTTTCTTATGATTACTTAGTGGGTTTAGGTGATAGCAATAAACTTAATTGGTTTATTGGTGCAACTGCAGGTATGACTCATAACAGCATTAAAGACAGTAATTTTGATTCTAAAAATACATTCGTTTGGGGCGGTCAAACAGGACTGATGTACAACCTTAATGACAAGTGGTCGACTGAAGTGGGTTACCGTTATTTAAAGCAAGATTATGATGTGAATACTACTAATGGTGCTAATAGCGGCAGTTTCGCTTTAAATGATACCCAGCAAGTCTATTTAGCTATTGATTATAAATTCTAG
- a CDS encoding anaerobic C4-dicarboxylate transporter, with protein MFYIHMLLLLAIIFVGIRHGGVAFGLLGGLGVSILAFVFGIAPGSPPVSVMLIILAVVAASATLEATGGLKLLVKYAEKLLRKHPNQITFLGPLCTYSLTVLVGTGHSVYPLLPVIYDVAYKKGIRPERPLAMATVASQMGITASPIAAAAAVVMATAMDNSLDISLINVLAVTIPATLVGVLAGCTWSLNRGKDLDKDEAFQERLKDEDFKNNLIDPEIETDDQAHTDTIAKRGLMLFLAGILSVIFLAMFSKELLPEGVKMSVAIQFMMLSVGAVILLATKVSPQKIVNSNVFTAGMTAVVIIFGIAWLSDTIIGHHKAYLVSSLSDLVSAYPWSFAIAMFTASIFLKSQAAALTIMFPLGFALGIPAPVLIGVIPACYAYFFFPFYPSDLAAISFDRSGTTNIGKYVLNHSFIIPGFIGVFTATVLGYFISTVLINH; from the coding sequence ATGTTCTATATTCATATGCTGTTGTTATTGGCGATTATATTTGTAGGGATCCGACACGGCGGTGTTGCGTTCGGATTATTAGGCGGTTTAGGGGTATCGATACTGGCGTTTGTCTTTGGTATCGCACCTGGTTCACCACCAGTGAGCGTGATGCTGATTATTTTGGCTGTAGTTGCTGCATCGGCTACCCTTGAGGCCACTGGCGGTCTTAAACTGCTAGTAAAATATGCCGAAAAGTTATTAAGAAAACATCCAAACCAAATTACATTTCTTGGTCCATTATGTACTTATTCTTTAACGGTACTTGTGGGAACCGGTCATTCAGTTTATCCATTACTGCCTGTTATTTATGATGTGGCTTACAAAAAAGGTATTCGCCCAGAACGTCCTTTAGCAATGGCGACTGTCGCATCACAAATGGGGATTACAGCAAGCCCAATTGCTGCTGCAGCGGCTGTAGTAATGGCTACGGCTATGGATAACAGTCTTGATATTAGTTTGATTAATGTTTTAGCTGTTACGATTCCTGCAACGCTTGTGGGTGTTTTAGCGGGTTGTACTTGGAGTTTAAATCGCGGCAAAGATCTTGATAAAGATGAAGCGTTCCAAGAACGATTGAAAGATGAAGATTTTAAAAATAACCTTATCGATCCAGAAATTGAAACAGACGATCAAGCCCATACTGATACGATAGCGAAAAGAGGGTTAATGTTGTTTTTAGCCGGCATTTTATCCGTTATATTTTTAGCCATGTTTAGTAAAGAATTGCTGCCTGAAGGCGTTAAAATGTCTGTGGCGATTCAGTTTATGATGCTATCTGTTGGTGCGGTTATTTTGCTTGCAACTAAAGTCTCACCGCAGAAAATCGTTAACAGTAACGTGTTTACCGCAGGTATGACTGCTGTGGTTATTATCTTTGGTATTGCTTGGTTAAGTGACACCATTATAGGGCATCACAAGGCTTATTTAGTCAGTTCGTTAAGTGATTTGGTTAGTGCATATCCTTGGTCTTTTGCCATTGCCATGTTTACAGCATCTATATTCTTAAAGAGTCAGGCTGCTGCGTTAACAATCATGTTCCCTCTAGGTTTTGCTTTAGGGATCCCCGCGCCAGTATTGATTGGTGTTATTCCTGCTTGTTATGCTTACTTCTTCTTCCCGTTTTACCCAAGCGATTTAGCGGCAATCAGTTTTGACCGCTCGGGTACAACGAATATCGGTAAGTATGTTTTAAACCACAGCTTTATTATTCCAGGTTTTATAGGGGTATTTACAGCAACTGTTCTAGGTTATTTCATCTCGACGGTATTGATAAATCATTAG
- a CDS encoding TlpA disulfide reductase family protein has product MSLLRFLKCIGLSLSLLCNAYAAPNLDYDLKDLSGNVVNLNEFKGKVVYIDFWASWCAPCRKSFPWMEKMHQQYKQQGLVVIAINIDVEQAMAEEFLTHLTANFSIRFDPDSDVARAFELKGMPSSFVFDRQGNLVNEHVGFSVELESAYEQELVRLLNQKSIDSIVK; this is encoded by the coding sequence ATGAGTTTATTGAGGTTTTTAAAATGTATAGGGTTATCATTAAGCTTGTTGTGCAATGCATATGCAGCACCAAATTTAGATTATGACCTGAAAGATTTAAGTGGCAATGTTGTCAATTTGAATGAGTTTAAAGGCAAGGTTGTCTACATCGATTTTTGGGCATCTTGGTGTGCGCCATGCAGAAAGTCATTCCCGTGGATGGAGAAGATGCATCAGCAATATAAACAGCAAGGACTTGTAGTTATCGCAATAAATATAGATGTTGAGCAGGCGATGGCTGAAGAGTTTTTAACACACTTAACGGCTAATTTTTCTATTCGTTTTGATCCTGATAGCGATGTAGCAAGGGCTTTTGAACTAAAAGGCATGCCAAGCAGTTTTGTTTTTGATCGCCAAGGGAACCTGGTTAATGAGCATGTTGGTTTTAGCGTAGAGCTTGAATCAGCTTATGAACAAGAACTGGTTCGTTTACTTAATCAAAAATCAATAGACTCAATAGTTAAATAA
- the tcdA gene encoding tRNA cyclic N6-threonylcarbamoyladenosine(37) synthase TcdA, whose protein sequence is MSESYLNRFGGIGRLYGQAALENFANAHVVIIGIGGVGTWVAESLARSGIGQISLIDLDDICVTNTNRQSHAIASTIGESKVEVMAQRIRDINPECVVNEIEDFITADNLAEYLGTKTDPLAIDYVVDCIDAVQQKAALIAWCKRNKLKIVTVGGAGGQTDPTQIQLADLAKTYQDPLLAKVRNILRREYNFSKNVARRFAVDAVFSTQQLVYPQNDGSVCSTKNSADGSMRMDCASGFGAVTMVTGTFGFVAASRVLAKLAAK, encoded by the coding sequence TTGTCTGAATCATATTTAAATCGTTTTGGTGGTATAGGTCGTCTATATGGCCAAGCAGCATTAGAAAATTTTGCAAATGCACATGTGGTGATTATTGGTATTGGTGGTGTGGGAACCTGGGTTGCTGAGTCATTAGCAAGAAGTGGTATCGGTCAGATTAGCTTGATTGATTTAGACGATATTTGTGTGACAAATACCAACAGGCAGTCTCATGCGATAGCTTCAACCATTGGCGAGTCTAAAGTTGAAGTCATGGCGCAGCGTATTCGCGATATTAATCCTGAGTGTGTGGTCAATGAAATTGAAGACTTTATTACTGCTGACAACTTAGCGGAATATCTAGGGACGAAAACAGACCCATTAGCTATCGATTATGTGGTTGATTGTATTGATGCTGTGCAGCAAAAAGCCGCACTTATCGCATGGTGTAAAAGAAACAAACTTAAAATTGTCACAGTGGGCGGTGCGGGTGGTCAAACTGATCCGACACAAATTCAATTAGCTGACTTAGCCAAGACTTATCAAGATCCACTTTTAGCCAAAGTAAGAAATATATTGCGCCGAGAATATAACTTCTCAAAAAATGTCGCCCGCAGATTTGCGGTAGATGCCGTTTTTTCTACCCAGCAGTTAGTTTATCCACAAAATGATGGCAGTGTATGCAGTACAAAAAACTCAGCTGATGGCAGTATGAGAATGGATTGTGCATCAGGTTTTGGCGCAGTCACTATGGTGACGGGAACGTTCGGTTTTGTCGCTGCGAGTCGGGTACTTGCTAAATTGGCAGCTAAATAG
- a CDS encoding DUF3149 domain-containing protein yields the protein MAFWLDLMFGNAIGLLSMIVIFCTMGIMSYMMWMFIVKSAPPK from the coding sequence ATGGCTTTTTGGTTAGATTTAATGTTTGGTAATGCAATCGGTTTGCTATCAATGATTGTTATTTTCTGCACTATGGGGATTATGTCTTACATGATGTGGATGTTTATTGTGAAATCAGCGCCTCCTAAATAG